The following are encoded in a window of Pagrus major chromosome 14, Pma_NU_1.0 genomic DNA:
- the LOC141008178 gene encoding uncharacterized protein, producing MEAPPCNAPGSDPLRRGGAAMDPSCSFLSGGVQVRDDHVTPVYVINLLITDLFQLCLMVVWPAQNINPTVSFYIFLIYHYFMLVSVGFMVCVAMERYLVIACPLWYRFRRTIKSSVAICVVIWVLPIFFIWPLIGIPNFLLLSIPLFIFFLVGTLKALSTSISVPSDEKRRIVGILVLVLLIYTLLFLSLIILFLRVGDIHHSIVAYLLVQLSPLADLLLYVFMKKGIIDELLASVCCCRMDSNNISRTDSNDIRRAGSNDISKMESTDISGTDSNDIRRAGSNDVSRMDSNDIGNDISRTDSNDIHRMDSNDISRMDSNYSSNDISRMDSNDISSTSV from the exons atggaggccccaccgTGCAATGCTCCTGGTTCTGACCCGTTGAGGCGAGGAGGAGCTGCCATGGATCCATCTTGCTCCTTTTTAAGTGGTGGTGTGCAG GTGCGAGATGATCATGTTACTCCAGTCTATGTCATCAACCTTCTCATCACAGACCTCTTTCAGCTTTGCCTCATGGTTGTTTGGCCGGCACAAAATATAAATCCCACAGTATCCTTCTACATCTTTCTTATATACCACTATTTCATGCTAGTCAGTGTTGGCTTCATGGTGTGTGTCGCCATGGAAAG GTATTTGGTTATCGCCTGCCCACTGTGGTACCGCTTCAGACGTACCATCAAGAGCTCTGTGGCGATCTGTGTTGTCATCTGGGTCCTTCCTATTTTCTTCATCTGGCCTCTAATTGGCATACCTAACTTCCTACTTCTTTCCATCCCATTGTTCATATTCTTCCTGGTCGGGACTCTTAAAGCTCTGTCTACTTCCATCTCTGTACCCTCTGATGAAAAACGACGAATTGTGGGAATTTTGGTCCTGgtgctgcttatttacacacTGTTGTTCCTGTCCCTCATCATTTTGTTCCTGAGAGTGGGAGACATACATCACAGTATTGTGGCTTACTTGCTTGTCCAGCTGAGTCCCCTTGCAGACTTACTTCTATATGTTTTCATGAAGAAAGGGATCATAGACGAGCTTTTGGcctctgtgtgttgttgcagaATGGACAGCAATAATATCAGCAGAACGGATAGCAATGATATCAGAAGAGCAGGCAGTAATGATATCAGCAAAATGGAAAGCACCGATATCAGCGGAACGGACAGCAATGATATAAGAAGAGCAGGCAGTAATGATGTCAGCAGAATGGATAGCAACGATATTGGCAATGATATCAGCAGAACGGACAGCAATGATATACACAGAATGGACAGCAATGATATCAGCAGAATGGACAGCAATTATAGCAGTAATGATATCAGCAGAATGGACAGCAATGATATTAGCAGTACATCAGTATGA